One genomic window of Sulfurovum lithotrophicum includes the following:
- a CDS encoding catalase: MKKIDLTTANGRKVDNNQNSLTAGSRGPVLMQDVYLQEKLAHFDREEIPERIVHAKGAGAHGTFTVTNDITQYTKAAIFSEVGKQTRTFTRFSTVGGERGSADTARDPRGFATKFYTAEGNWDLVGNNTPVFFIRDPLKFPDFIHTQKRMPDSNLKSDNMMWDFWSKSPESLHQITTLFSNRGTPDGYRHMNGYSSHTYSFINANNERFWVKFHLKTMQGIKNLSADEATKLAGTNPDYATEDLFVSIKNGEFPSWKVHVQIMPEVEAENYAINPFDVTKVWPHADYPLIEVGILELNKNPKNYFNEVEQAAFSPSNKVPGIGLSPDKMLQGRLFSYPDTQRYRLGVNYNALPINKPDVEVNNGFRNGAMRFDDNGGDSLNYEPSHYTVPTESPELSEPPFKINGDADRYAYDSDENSDFVQAGNLYRLLSKSEQNDLVTNIVGSLSNATSEIQALQISHFKKADLGYGRTIEKQLRGNK; this comes from the coding sequence ATGAAAAAGATAGATTTGACAACGGCAAATGGAAGAAAAGTAGATAACAACCAAAATTCGTTAACAGCAGGTTCTCGCGGACCGGTGTTGATGCAAGATGTGTATCTTCAGGAAAAATTAGCACACTTTGACAGAGAAGAGATTCCTGAGAGAATTGTTCATGCCAAAGGTGCAGGTGCTCATGGTACTTTTACGGTCACTAATGACATTACACAGTACACTAAAGCAGCTATCTTTTCTGAGGTAGGAAAACAGACAAGAACTTTTACAAGATTTTCAACAGTTGGGGGTGAACGCGGTTCGGCAGATACGGCTAGAGACCCCAGAGGTTTTGCCACGAAGTTTTATACCGCTGAGGGAAACTGGGATTTAGTAGGAAATAACACACCAGTTTTTTTCATACGAGACCCTTTAAAGTTTCCTGACTTTATCCATACACAAAAAAGAATGCCTGACAGCAACTTGAAATCAGATAATATGATGTGGGATTTCTGGTCAAAATCACCAGAGTCTTTGCATCAGATCACGACCCTCTTTTCAAATCGTGGAACACCGGATGGTTATCGTCATATGAATGGATACAGTTCGCATACTTATAGTTTCATCAATGCAAACAATGAACGATTCTGGGTGAAGTTTCATCTCAAAACGATGCAAGGTATAAAAAACCTTTCAGCAGACGAAGCGACAAAATTAGCAGGAACAAATCCTGACTATGCGACAGAAGACCTTTTTGTCTCAATTAAAAATGGTGAGTTCCCATCATGGAAAGTACATGTACAAATCATGCCTGAAGTTGAAGCTGAAAACTATGCTATAAATCCATTTGATGTGACCAAAGTCTGGCCGCATGCTGATTATCCGCTGATAGAGGTAGGTATTTTGGAGCTTAACAAAAACCCAAAAAACTATTTTAACGAAGTAGAACAAGCAGCCTTTTCACCGTCTAATAAAGTACCGGGTATCGGGCTTTCACCTGATAAGATGCTTCAGGGAAGATTGTTCTCATATCCAGATACACAAAGATACAGATTGGGTGTAAATTATAATGCCTTACCTATCAATAAACCGGATGTAGAAGTCAATAATGGCTTTAGAAATGGTGCCATGCGTTTTGATGACAATGGCGGGGATAGTTTAAACTATGAGCCAAGCCATTATACTGTACCGACTGAGTCACCAGAACTTTCTGAACCACCATTTAAAATAAACGGAGATGCAGACCGTTACGCTTATGACAGTGATGAGAACAGTGACTTTGTGCAAGCGGGGAATCTTTATCGACTGTTGAGTAAAAGTGAGCAAAATGATCTGGTTACCAATATTGTAGGGTCACTTAGTAATGCTACATCAGAGATCCAAGCCTTGCAAATATCTCATTTTAAGAAGGCTGATTTAGGATATGGCAGAACTATAGAAAAGCAATTAAGGGGAAACAAATGA
- a CDS encoding ferritin family protein, giving the protein MRQYEIYKCNKCGNKIEVQEVGMGTLSCCGEDMVCITENLTAVNLMKAFAGESQARNKYEFFADVAYAEGLHRIARHFQEAADNEKYHAMAEFKAYNKLVNDIELDTTRKNLVYAADGERYEHEEMYPNFEAIAKEEGLKDIARLFRAIGKVEVEHEREYLALKEALEAEGFFDSENNEEYICEVCGHVHRGKKAPKACPLCKAGQEYFKKASEDITVG; this is encoded by the coding sequence ATGAGACAATACGAAATATATAAATGTAACAAATGTGGTAACAAAATTGAGGTACAAGAGGTTGGTATGGGAACATTGAGCTGCTGTGGCGAAGATATGGTGTGTATTACTGAGAACTTAACAGCGGTAAATCTTATGAAGGCTTTTGCAGGTGAATCACAGGCACGAAATAAGTATGAATTTTTTGCTGATGTGGCTTATGCGGAAGGACTACATAGAATCGCACGACATTTTCAAGAGGCCGCAGATAATGAGAAATACCATGCGATGGCTGAGTTTAAGGCTTACAATAAACTGGTAAATGACATAGAGTTAGACACGACCAGAAAGAACCTTGTCTATGCAGCGGATGGTGAACGTTATGAGCATGAAGAGATGTATCCTAACTTTGAAGCTATTGCAAAAGAAGAGGGACTTAAAGATATCGCCAGACTTTTTAGAGCCATCGGTAAAGTTGAAGTGGAACATGAGAGAGAGTATTTGGCACTAAAAGAGGCACTAGAAGCTGAAGGTTTCTTTGACAGTGAAAACAATGAAGAGTATATCTGTGAAGTGTGTGGACACGTACATAGAGGTAAAAAAGCACCAAAAGCTTGTCCACTATGCAAGGCAGGTCAAGAATACTTTAAAAAAGCATCTGAAGATATAACTGTAGGATAA
- the pyk gene encoding pyruvate kinase, translating to MKKRTKIIATIGPASDSYEKIKALMCAGVNLFRLNFSHGTHEYHTEVLGRIRKAIEETGLITGILQDISGPKIRVGMLEEDFILKSGDILEFVKEEIVGYKVKEGVYRLCINEPDILDQLEVGESIYMYDGIIRAVVKEKSADVVKVEIENNGMLSSRKGVNFPNTHLGINVLTEKDKKDILWGIKHEVDFMAISFVQHQKDMTAAREVITSNGGSVQLLAKIEKFDAIENIDAILEASDGIMVARGDLGIEIPYYDVPLIQKMLIKRANNMSKPGIVATQMLLSMTTKETASRAEISDVANAVLDGADAVMLSEESAIGRFPIKAVETMVQTIQSAERYYPFQKFSQFDMHDRGDKIDEAAVRLSGSLNCAGIIAMTSSGGTAKKAARYRPSQPIYAVTHDKRIAQSLTLVWGVVPAFFVVKSDLRSMIVEVMDQGLERGILDMDSTYILITGDPVGVPGSTNLIRVVTRYEMEFFSSLRKEKEWIN from the coding sequence ATGAAAAAAAGAACCAAGATCATAGCGACCATCGGGCCGGCATCGGATTCCTACGAAAAGATCAAAGCGCTGATGTGTGCCGGGGTCAACCTTTTTCGGCTGAATTTCTCACACGGTACGCACGAATACCATACCGAAGTGCTTGGCCGGATCAGAAAGGCAATAGAGGAGACAGGGCTGATCACGGGTATTCTGCAGGATATCAGCGGCCCGAAGATCAGGGTAGGGATGCTGGAGGAGGACTTCATCCTCAAAAGCGGCGACATACTCGAATTCGTCAAAGAAGAGATCGTGGGGTACAAAGTCAAAGAGGGGGTCTACCGTCTCTGCATCAACGAACCCGATATTCTTGACCAGCTGGAAGTAGGGGAATCCATCTATATGTATGACGGGATCATCCGTGCAGTGGTCAAAGAGAAAAGTGCGGACGTGGTGAAGGTCGAGATAGAGAATAACGGGATGCTCTCTTCCAGAAAAGGGGTCAACTTTCCCAATACCCATCTGGGTATCAATGTACTTACGGAGAAAGATAAAAAAGATATCCTCTGGGGGATCAAGCATGAAGTGGATTTCATGGCGATCTCTTTTGTCCAGCATCAGAAGGACATGACTGCGGCCAGAGAAGTGATCACTTCCAACGGCGGAAGCGTGCAGCTTCTCGCCAAGATAGAAAAGTTCGACGCCATCGAGAATATTGACGCCATTCTCGAAGCGAGTGATGGCATCATGGTCGCCAGGGGGGACCTTGGGATTGAAATTCCCTATTACGATGTGCCTTTGATTCAGAAAATGCTCATCAAGCGGGCGAACAATATGAGCAAACCGGGGATAGTGGCAACACAGATGCTGCTCTCCATGACCACCAAGGAGACTGCATCCCGTGCCGAGATCAGTGATGTGGCCAATGCGGTGCTTGACGGGGCGGATGCGGTGATGCTCTCCGAAGAGAGTGCGATCGGACGTTTTCCGATCAAAGCTGTTGAGACCATGGTGCAGACCATTCAATCGGCAGAACGATATTATCCCTTTCAGAAATTTTCGCAGTTCGATATGCATGACAGAGGAGACAAGATAGATGAGGCTGCGGTGCGGCTTTCCGGGAGTCTGAACTGTGCCGGGATCATCGCGATGACCTCCTCGGGAGGTACAGCCAAAAAAGCAGCGCGCTACCGGCCGAGCCAGCCGATCTATGCCGTGACACATGACAAACGGATAGCACAGTCCTTGACCCTTGTGTGGGGTGTAGTACCGGCATTCTTTGTAGTCAAAAGTGATCTGCGCAGTATGATAGTCGAAGTGATGGACCAGGGATTGGAAAGAGGCATACTGGATATGGACAGTACGTATATTCTTATTACCGGTGACCCGGTGGGAGTACCGGGATCGACAAACCTCATACGTGTAGTGACCCGCTATGAGATGGAATTCTTCTCTTCCCTCCGAAAAGAGAAAGAATGGATAAATTAG
- a CDS encoding M15 family metallopeptidase, whose translation MKHIVLVVGLFFGSYAIADYRASISTITPQIKARMIKGNSWRQGCPVSLNDLRYLRMTYRDFSGKDRQGEMVVNRTVAAEVTRIFGELYEADYPIRKMKLVSDYNGNDWQSIEADNTSAFNCRKATGSKHWSRHSYGKAIDLNSIENPYISRSGRIAHKASLQYRKRVHRNNRAVDRAVLLRNDKAVKIFKNYGWKWGGDWSGVKDYQHFSK comes from the coding sequence ATGAAACATATTGTACTTGTTGTTGGACTTTTTTTTGGGAGTTATGCCATTGCTGATTATCGGGCCAGTATCTCGACGATCACCCCGCAGATCAAAGCACGGATGATTAAAGGAAACTCCTGGCGACAAGGTTGTCCCGTGTCCCTGAATGATCTTCGGTATCTTCGGATGACCTATCGGGATTTCAGTGGTAAAGACAGGCAGGGGGAAATGGTCGTGAACAGAACGGTCGCTGCCGAAGTGACGCGGATATTCGGAGAACTGTATGAAGCGGACTACCCCATAAGAAAGATGAAGCTGGTGAGTGACTATAACGGCAATGACTGGCAGTCCATCGAAGCGGACAATACCTCGGCCTTCAACTGCCGCAAAGCCACGGGTTCCAAACACTGGTCCAGACACTCCTACGGTAAGGCGATCGACCTGAATTCCATTGAGAATCCGTACATTTCACGCTCGGGACGAATCGCCCACAAAGCGTCACTACAGTACAGAAAACGTGTACACAGGAATAACCGTGCTGTAGACAGGGCAGTGCTTCTAAGAAATGACAAAGCTGTGAAGATCTTCAAAAACTATGGTTGGAAGTGGGGCGGTGACTGGTCGGGTGTGAAAGATTACCAGCACTTTTCAAAATAA